Genomic segment of Paenibacillus sp. FSL R5-0623:
TGCCAGGTGTGGTGAAGTCCTATCATGAGTTTACCGGAGAATGCTTCCAACCTGGCGTGATTGATGCGAAGACAAAACAGTTAATTGCGCTTGGGATTGGATTATTCGCCAACAATGAGGTATGTACCTTCTACCATGTAGAAGAAGCCCGTGCTAAGGGCGCAACAGATCAGGAGATTATGGAGACCGTAGCCGTGGCTGGAGCTGTTGGTGGAGGACATGCCCTGTCTCAAGGTGCGATGCGAGTGCAGAAGGCGCTGCATTAGTAAGCAATGCAACATACATTTTTAAGTGCAAAAAAGGCATCCGGTTAATAACCGATGCCTTTTTGTATGTGAATCACATTTTACCTAACATTTTATCATACATAAACTGTCCAGTTACCCGACGTGCTGTTACGTAACGATCATTGAAGTATGGATTCGATAACTTCGTGATGCTTACACCTTTACTGCTGGAGGCATGAGCGAATTGTCCGCCGCCGATATATACACCTGTATGTGAAATGCCTTTGCCTGTTGTATTAAAGAACACCAGATCACCTGTCCGAACATTGCTCTTAGATACGGGAGTACCTGCTTTGGCTTGCTGCTGCGAAGTACGTGGTAATTCAATGCTGTATTTGTTGAAAAGATATCTCATAAAACCAGAACAGTCGAAGCCGGCTACAGTTGTGCCACCCCATTTGTAAGGAATACCTGTCATGTTGTTCACTACGGAGTTGATACTGCTTGCCTCTGTGCTTGTTGCCCCGGATGTAAATAATACAGCTGCTCCAAAAATGGAGATAATCAGTTTTTTCAAAATCAATGTTCTCCCTTCGATGCCTACGGAGTTAGCTAAGGGTTCGGTAGAAGGTTCCCTATATTTCCTATGTATAAGAATAATTCACCCAAATTGGTTCCCCCGTTTTCAAACATGAAACTCGGCAATGAATAATTAAGTTTTTGTAACTATTTGAAACTATATTGCATAAATGCGTAATTGTCAAACCTATTTAAAACCCTTCGTAATACCTCAATGTTAGCGGAATTAAGGTTTTTATATGAAAGAAGGGATCAAGTTTGGGTATCATTCATGACAAAAACGTCATTATTGATTCGTTTAAGACGAATTTGGATAAATAAATAGGTTTGTCATGAGTTAAAAGAACTATCCCGTTATGTAGAATTAGAGAGATTATATTCATTAAGTTGCATATATTGACAATGATCGATTTTTTGCATATTATCTGATTATCCAATCCACATATTGGATTAAAATTGATTTTATTATGAGATAAATACAAATAAAGGAGGTTTAAGGACGCGTATCATAGGTAAGCAGAAGTGGAAGATTTATAAAAACAAACATAGGAGAGTGTTACATTTGAAAGCGAAGAAAATAATTACTTTTGTCCTGGCATGTACGATGGTGTTCTCAGCAGTTGGAATGGCAGTTCTTCCTGTAGGGACGGTATCTGCTGCGGATGCATCGGGTACTACAGCGAGTATTTCTGATATTTTGAAGAGCCAGCTGCCGGATGGGGGTTGGAGAAAAGATTATAAACAGACAAGTGGAGAGTGGGCGAAGTCCACGATCGACAACAAGGCTACATACTCAGAAATTAGAAGATTGGCGAAGGAATTTAAAAAGACGAATGATCCGCGTTACTCCACAGCTGCAATCAAAGGAATTAACTTTTTGATCAACATGCAGTATTCAAACGGCGGATGGCCACAAGTTTACCAAAGCTCCGGATATCACAAGCACATCACTTACAATGATGATGCCATGATTAATGTAATGATCATGTTGGATGAAGTAGCGGCACGTAAAGGTGATTTCTCGTTTATCGACAGCACTCTTGCTAACCGCAGTAAAAACTCAGTTGCCAAAGGTGTGGAGGCAATTCTGAATACACAGGTTGTTTCAGGCGGTAAGCTGACAGCATGGGGACAACAACATGATTCCAGTTCTCTTAAACCGGCAAGCGCAAGAATCTATGAAGTACCATCACTGACGGCTGGAGAGAGTGTAACGATTGTTAAATTCCTGAAAACCAGACCTGCTACCGCTAAAATTACGGCATCCATTAAGGGAGCTGAGGCATGGTTTAACAAAGTGAAGATTACGGGTTACAAGTATGAAAGAGCAAACGGAGACAGCAAAATTATCGCTGATTCCAAAGCTGCACCGATCTGGGCTCGTTTCTACGAAGTGGGAACGGATAAACCGATCTTTATTGGTCGTGACGGGGTCGTTAAATACAAACTAAGTGATATTGATAAAGAAAGAAGAGGCGGTTATGCATGGTATGGCAACTGGCCTTCCAAGCTGTAACTTGAAGTATGCTTCCGTTATAATGAACTAAACTATTAGCTGTTAAAGGTAAAGCCCGAAAACGACATGGACGTCTGGTTCGGGCTTTATTGTTATTATTTTCAGTGTTGACATGATAGATTTCACATGATATATTATCTCTTGTCGCCGATATTGATCACGGAGATACAATATGCGGTCGTGGCGGAATTGGCAGACGCGCACGGTTCAGGTCCGTGTGGGCTAACCCCCCGTGGAGGTTCGAGTCCTCTCGACCGCATCTAAAAAAAGACTCCTTAAGCTAACGCTTAAGGAGTCTTTTTTTGCATTTTTTGATATAACACTAACTTTAGACTTGAGTATCCAAGAGGTTAGTGCTTAGCTGCACGTACAGCAAATGGTCTTCCATCAGCCATACGGAACGTTTATTGCGCTGCGGTAACATTAATGCTGTCAATATTCGGTCCTTCCGATCCAGTGGTGACCACTTTCAATGTATTGGTCCCCGTGTTCATGGGGACCTGTATTGTTTTTTCAACCCAAGTGGACCAGCTTCCCGTAGCTGGAAAGGGCTCGTTGCTGATGACTTTGGTTCCGTTCACAAAAATGTCGAGGTTCCGAGTGCCGCTTTCCAGCGCATAACGAAACTTTACGTTTTTGGTACTTGTTGTAGTGTTATTAATGCTGTTCCATTGAATGGCCGAACCAGTCATCGCATTGAAGTTAACATACCCGGAGCCAGTGTAACCGGGGTAGATTGTTTCAATGGCAGCTTCCGTAAGTGACGTTCCGGTCTCGGCTTCATACGTAGTGCCACTGCCTGTATTCCCGCCGTTATTTCCGCCAGTAACGTTGGCAACAAACGTTGTTACGCTCTGAGGCGGGAGCTGTGCCGTGAAGGCTCCATTGGATACGGTAAGCGGGGTTCCGCTTGCCAGGTTTCGACTGCTGTCCGTAATCCATGAGGACACAGTGGAGGCATTACCATTCTGCAGAACGAATTTTTGGCTTGTGGCTGAAGTTCCACGGTTAATTGCCACAACGACGACTTTGTTATCACCTTTGTAGGCTGAGACAAATGTGTTCGTATCCGGATTTTTCGTTGCATCGACTCGCAGGTAGCCTGGACGCACGAATTTAGAGAAATGAGCCATATTATACCCGCGTTTGCTTATGGTACCGTCCTCTTTCATCGGACCATACTGTCTGCGGATGTACCACCACACATAGGCCTGGAAATCACCTTCTACCATGGCATTGTGCATGTGATAGGAAACGTCTAGTGCTTCAGGCCAGCGATCTGCTGAGTTGTTGTCACTATTCGGAACATACACCTCAGTCATCCACAGTTCTTTACCGGCTCCTTTTTGTTTAAAGAGAGGGTAGGCAAAATTCGAAATCTGTGTTCCATACGTATGCGCTCCCAGAATGTCCATGTTGGCAAGCGCCTGCGGATCATTCAGGATTGGGTCGGATATGTTCTTTAAGTACTGGAAGGATTCAGGCGCCATGACTTTGGTACCTTGAATGGACCCGGCATTTTCTTTCATGAATCGAAGGATCTCTTGTGGAGTCCACCAGGTCCAGTCATGAGCATAATCCGGTTCATTCTGCACAGAAATGGAATATAAATCTACGCCGTTATTTTTCATGTAGGTTACAAAGTCGTTCAGATGTTGCGCATAGGCGGCATATTTGTCGTATTTCAGGCGTTTGGCATTGGTGTCCCCATTGCGGTTGAATGTTTCAACCATGCTGCTCGGAGGATTCCATGGGGATGCGAATACGATAGCACCCTTTTCGATAGCCCGTTTGGCTGTGGCAACTTCACGGTACCAGTTATTAGAATCTGGATCGACGTAAATCCTGAGAATTGAGAAGCCTAACTGATTCTGATCGTTACCAAAAGCAGTTTCACGTTGAGCGGGAGTCAGATCACCAATCCAGGCAGGAAGGTTAATGCCCCCAAAGCCCTTGATCAGCTGTTTTTCCGAGGACAAATTAATGTTTGCATCGCTGGCTGCTGACACATTTGTCGGGGTTAACATCAAAGGCAGGGCTGTTAAACAGGCCAAAAGAACATTAATCGTCTTTTTTAGTTTGAATTTCACTACTTTCATCCTCCTCGATAATGGTAAATGTTACATAGAGAAACCGCGACCAGGGATAACAAACAAGAATAGCGGATTGTCTGGCATTTATTTTATGTAAACCCTTTCAAAACCTCCTTCCATAAATCATAGGAATGAAATGAAGCACATAACCTCTTTCATTTGTTGATTCTACTAAATAACTCCTAAACTGAAAACCTGACAAATTACAGTATTTTTTCTAATTAATCTCTATTTTCTTAACTGTTCAATGACAGTTCTTGTCTGAATGCAAAGGAGAAAACGGGAATGATGAGGATCTTCGCTTGAGACAGAGGTCTCCAATGGCGGGGATATTGTTATTAAGGAAGGCTTTGGCTTACATAATCCTCCCTTCATTATCAAACAATGAGATCACAGAAGTTACGGGGAGGGAATCATGATGAAGGAACAGAGAAAGAATTATCGATTCATTGCAGGTATCATGGCATTTTTGATTGTGTTTTACGCAGGCATATCGGCAGGAGGGCCTACAGCGGCAGCTTCAGAGTCCCCATCGAATGACAAACGGTTAGCGATTATCATCGATGATGTTGGTAATGACATGAGGGGTACGGCAGAGATCCTGGCGATGCCAGTTAAACTAACGGTAGCGGTCATGCCTTTTTTGCCAACAACGAAGAAAGATGCGATAGCTGCACATGAAAAGGGGATGGATGTGATTGTGCATATGCCCATGGAACCCAAGAAAGGACGACCTGAATGGCTGGGCCCGGGTGCAATCACATCCAGTCTAACAGATGAAGAAGTCCGCTCACGCGTGGAGAAAGCGATTGATGATGTGCCCCACGCCATTGGCATGAACAATCATATGGGTTCCAAAATTACTTCGGACAAACGCATCATGTCCATTGTGCTCGATGTATGCAAGGAGCGGGGCCTCTTCTTTGTAGACAGCCGTACGAACTTTCGCTCCGTGGTGGGGGAACTGGCCGTATCCAAAAATATGCCACCTGTAGGTAATGACATTTTCTTGGATGATCAAAATTCTAAGCAACACATTCGCAAACAACTGGATCTGGCTGCTCAGCGTGCGATCGATAAGAATATCTGTGTTGTCATTGGTCATGTCGGTCATTCGGGGATGAACACATCCGCAGTCATTCGTGAATCCGTCTCCCGTCTGCAAGATCAGGTTCAATTTGTAGGGATCGGTGATCTGGTTCGAGATGTGTGGCAATGGCATTCTGCTCCTACACTACCGACAGATAATAAATAATGCCATTGGCAATGGACTGGGCGATTCGTTTTTGCTCAGCGGGATCACTCATTCTGACTCGATCTGTCGTATTGCTCAAAAATCCGGTTTCGACGATAACGGCAGGTTGTTTCACGTAATTCAATAAATAAAAGGGCTTGCCCCATACGACCCTGTGCTCCGTTCCGTACAACTTGTTCATGGCATCCTGAATGGATTGGGCCAGCAAATAACTCCTGCCTTCCTTCTGGTGTAGTACCACCGGGCCGTGTACATTCGATCGGGGACTCCAGTTCGCATGAATGCTGACCACGATATCTGTACTTACTTCTTCGCTAAGGCTTTTACGTTGGGCAAGATCTCTGGTATGACGTGAGCGGCTGTTCAGCCAGCGGTTCTCATCACTAAGTGCATAATCACCAAGTCGATTGATGATAACGGCATAACCTTTGCTGCGAAGCAGCAGATAGACCTTTTGGCTAATGGCCAGGTTGATATCTTTTTCCAACACACCTTGGGCTGACGTACCACCGTCAATACCGCCATGGCCTACATCGAGCAGGATAACTGGTGCTGCAAAGGCATGATGACTTGAGCGATATGCATCTCCATCGGTCACTGGCAGCATGGATGGACTGTTCTGGGACGGGGCTGCTTTTCCATAAGCCACATGGGGCAGCATGAGAAGGCAATGGAAGCTGATTAGCAAGGCTACCGAAGCGGTCAGCAACTTATACATGGGAATACACACTCCTTCATGGAATAGGTATCGAATTTCAGATTAATGACTCGATGGATACCTTTGGCATTAGACTGTGCATTCTGAGGGTTTTCATACTTCTTTCAATAAAAAATGTTTAACCAGTCCACATCCTGCACACAATAGAACTATCGTAAGCTCCGCAAATGTGCAGGAGCGAAGGAGGCAGAATTATGGCCAAAAGTGATGAGTTGGTAAAATACATTACGCAGCGTGTTGTTCATTATATCGATACACCGAAGGATGAGCGGAAAGGTCGCACCAAAAGGAAAGAGCCGTGGGCGATGAAGTGGTTTGGTATGATCCCTTTTGCTGTATCTCTGTGGGTGGGAAAAAAGGAAAAAGAATTCGATACACAGTCTCATAAACGAAGTTCTTCGGGTAAAGGGTGACTATCGCTTACCTATTTCACTAATGGTAAACCAAAAGACGCAATCCCTTAATATAATGGGAAGGCGTCTTATTTGTTGTGGATGTGTATAGTTTTACAGGTTATCTGACTGTATGTTAAGAATTTGCTGATGATCAAGGATTTACGATGTAAAAATGGCCATCTTGCTGCAATTTGCTCAAAGGGACAAATCGTTGAATGGATGATTTTCCACCTAGCGCTACATATAGAATAGACTCTGCTTCCTGATCAGTATGCCACAGCTGATAACCGCTAACAGGTAGAGGACCGCCATATACAACGTTACGATCACCCGCTGAGAAAACAATCTCTTGATTCTCCCCGTGTTGTATCACATCTTTTGCCCGGTCGGCAGCAACAGGTTTGGAGGTAAGCCACAACAGATTGTCAGCCGGATTGAAGACGGGTCGGAGATGAAGTGGGTCGACTGATAAAGATGGCGTTGTGGATAAATCAGTTATGCTGACAGAGTTCTGTTTGGAATCAGCCTCCAGCAGGTTCAGAAACTCTGACGGTAGTACATCTCCGTTGGTAGCATCAATATAAAGTGCAGGATGATTAGGTTGTTCCACTTTCCAATAAGCCAGCAGGGGAAGAGCATAACCAAGATGAAGCTCTCCTCCGCCAGCAAGTAATGCCTCAAGGTTCATATGTTGTCGATCCAAGGCTTGTCCAAGAAGTTCATTGTTGTATGGTGACTGTTCTCCATGACCGTATTCACTAAGCATCAACTGGCCCTGCTCTGTGGCCGTAATAATCATATATCCGATAGGTTTGTCTTCAAACTCAGCTTGCACGAGCCAGCTATGTGTACCCGGCCCCAGAGGGTAGAAGTTCAGGTCGGCGTTCTTCCAATGCGCTTCGCCGTTAGCTGTACCAAGTGTAACAGCTTGTTGCTCTGCAAACCGTTGTACAGCAGCTGGAGCTAGCATGTCATTCTGAATGGCATGATGTTCGGGACCATACTCTGTTGATGATGCAGGAAATAGTGAAGACGTTTCTTGTTCCTCTGCATTGGCTATCGACCAAAAAGAGAATAGGGCAAGACAACTGAGCAAGCCCAAGGTTATAAAGGTTGTTTTCCGAGCGTTGTTCCAACACGTATGAAAGAATCGTTTCAAATTTACACCTACTTTTCATTTATCCGTTACCTGAGCGGGTCCTAGTTTCATTCTAGGGGACAGGCTATGCAAAGGTTGCCGCAACCTGTCGGGCAGCCGATCATAAATAAACACTACTTTTGCCAGCATTTGCAGGAAAAGTAGTGTCTTCGTCTATCTTAAGTGAAACATGCCGCTGCTAATGGCAGTCACTTTCACTTTGGGTTCATATTGCCAGATCATCTCGGTACGGCGTGTCTCATACTGCAATTTCATAGCTTCACGATCGATTACCGCCTGTTTTGCTTTTTCTTCTTCGGCATCTGTCTCGAAGTCGATCGGTACTGCGGCTTCTGCCGCCAGTTCTACATCTGCTCCAATGGGTTTAGCGTTAGTGATATCCAGAACTTTTTTCAGTGGTACAGGTGGCGTGCGGTTAGAATGGACATTCTCCGTGTCTGAGGTTATCTTACTTGGTGATTCTACCTCAGGCGTATCTTCTCGGAGTACCGCTTCATAGTAGGTGTCCAACACGTCCAGCTCCAGATCAAGCCGCTCTTGGGCTTTCTCGGCCCAGCTATAATCGAGTTCCAGCAAGCGGTTCGTCAAATGAGATTCCAGAGCAGCTCCGGCGTCAAAAATCGAAACTTTAGCTGTCTGCACATGCATGTTCTCCGCAAGTCTCGGACTGAGATCACGTCGGTTCAGCTTGGTGCCGAATTTTTCTATAATTTCACCCGAGCGAAGGGAGATGCCGAGAAAATGCAATTCCTCCCGTTTCAAATCACAGGCGAATTCCACCTTGAAACACACACCAAGCCAAGGCTCATATACGGCTGGCGCTGTAGCCCGCAATTGCCGTTTGGCAGCCTGTTCGAACAGGTTCACGAAGGCACCGCCTTCACGGGCAGCGCCGAAAATCTGCTGGAGTCTGCGACTGCCGTACACCACTTCTTCACGTAATATTCGTCCTGGCCCCAGCTGTGGCAGTGATGGCGTAATACCGAAGTAACGGCCTAGAATAGTTTCTTTTGGTGGCTCGCCTTGAGGACTGCCGTTGGTTATGCCATTCGTTTCAGCAGGGTTAGGCACAACAGGAGGTGATGCTTGCGCAGCTTTGGCTTCTGCTGCTTCAATGGCCTGCTGATACCTGTCAGGATCAAATATAAATGTAAAGGACATCGTCTCAGCGGGTGCTCCGGTTCGTTCCACGAATCCCCAATAATAGGGACGATTGGTCAACGCTTTGTCCGCCTCAGGCGAGAGTTTGACTGTAACATGGGCAGGGGAACGTTCCATGATCTGACAATCGAGTGCTTCCAGATAGGTGAGAACATATGCCTGCACTTCATGGGGAGACATGGTCATGAGTTAGCTTCCTCCTTTGCGAAGATCTAACAACCCGGATACGGCAGGGCCTTCATCGGCAACCTCACGTTGAATGGAGTTCAGCGATTGTCCAAGTGAGTCCATTTTACTGCGAATATCTTCATCAGTTTGTGATTCCAATATGATTTTGTACAAACTTTTCTCAATAGACTCCTTCTTCTCCAGCCGTTCGAGAATGACATCCAGCCCGCCGATCACCATTTCAAACATATTGATCTTCTCATGCAGCAGACTCAGAATATGTTCCTCAATGGTTCCAGTCGTAGATAAATTGAAGATGTTCACGTCATTTTGCTGCCCAAGCCGGTGTACCCGGCCGATCCGCTGCTCTACCCGCATAGGGTTCCAAGGCAGATCAAAGTTGATCATATGATGGCAAAATTGCAAATTGATGCCTTCACCACCTGCTTCGGTTGCAATCATGGCCTGCACACGCCCGCGGAAGAGATCCATCATCCAGTCTTTTTTGCCACGATTCATGCCACCCCGATAAGGTACAGCCGTAAGCCCGTTGTTGCGGAAATAGTTTAGCAGATACTCCTGCGTGGCCCGGTATTCGGTGAAGATAATTACTTTTTCATTCATGTTCCGAATCAGTTCCATTGTTTTCTCGGCTTTGGTATTTTCCTTGATCGCTTTAATATGGGCAACGAGTTCCCAAATCTTGTCCCGAAGGGGAGAGTCCAGCGGAAGTTTCTTCGACAGATTAACCAGCGTCACGAATACAGCATCCCGACTGCTGCACACCTCACGCTGCAATGTAACAAGGGAGAGCATGCTGCTCAGATTGCCGCCAGCTTCCTGGTACTGGTCTTTGACAAAGGAAGTCACACCATCATAAAGTGCTTGTTCTTCGGGCGATAATTGCAGATTCACGTTGGAGACGTTCCGTTTGGTAAATTGGACGGGGCCTTCGCCGCGGCGGTTACGAATCATGACTTTGGATAACTCGTTCTTAAGCTGTTCCTGATTTTTCGGAACCCGTTTGTCTACAACAAAGTTGGCCGCAAAGTCACCCTGACGACCCAGTTGACCGGGCTTCAACAGGTTGATCAGATTGAACAATTCACTCATATCGTTCTGCACAGGTGTAGCTGTGAGCAGCAGACAATACTTTTTGCGCAATTTCAGCATGAATTGATAGTTGGTTGTTTTCTTGTTTTTGAGCTTATGAGCCTCGTCAATAATAATCATGTCGTAATCGGTATTCAGCAGCATATCTTTGTGCGGGTCCCGTTTGGCTGTATCCATGGAAGCAACAACCACTTCATTCTGCCAGGAATAGGCCTTTTTCTGGGCAATAGCAGGGATGCCAAATTTCGAATTCAACTCCCGTACCCATTGCAGCACAAGAGACGCTGGCACGAGAATGAGTACCTTGGATACGAGACCTCGAACCATATATTCTTTCAGAATGAGACCGGCTTCAATGGTTTTGCCAAGACCCACCTCATCGGCGAGAATGGCCCGGCCTGACATTTCAAATAATACTCTGCGTGCAGTGTCCATCTGGTGAGGAAGTGGAGTAAGGCCTTGTAGATGCTTCAAACACTGGATCTCGTCAAAATTGGGAATCAGATTGGTTTCTTCGGCTTGAATGCCCAGTTGAAAGAGTCGATAATCCCCCCAAGGACCTCCTTTATCCAGTCGTGATTCCAACTGACTGATCCAGCTCCGATCAAATTCTAACGGAACGGGCAGTTCGGCTACAGGTTGATTCGTGTGGTGCGGGTTTTTCCGGTTCATGGTGTTTCCTCCCCTGCCATACGTGATGACGTTTTATTCGTAGGTAATAGTATGGACGAATGAGAGTCAGTTCATAACTATGTGGGTTCAAATAAGGAATATTTACACTTGTCACTCCGATGACAGAACAACCTTCCAATCGCTGTTATCCCCAGATTTTTTTGATTCCCTTCTCCAAAGGGGAAAACCCAGGGGGTCTATGAAGATGGACTGTGATAAAAGTCTTATGGAAAATCAATATATGGTGTAATATACTGGTTTTATATCACTATATGTGGTGTTTTATCATAATTTACTCTTATAGTGAAAATGGAGATTTATTTCGGGAGGTTGAACGTAGCGATGAAATCGAACCAACGATCGTACCCATTAGAAGGACTCAGCGAAAAAATATTTCTGGACCGATACGCCTGGAAGGACGCTGATTCGAATCATGCCAAGGTCGGAGATGTGGTATTGGTATTAACGAAGGATGATCCGAAGTTCCCAACCAAGGAAGTGGGCGAAATCATAGAACGTAAGGGTCAGCTTGTACAGGTAAGAACTCGAAGCGGAGAGATGATCGAGACAAACGTGGAGAAATTGACACTCAACATAGAAAAAACACCGGAAGAGATGTGGGACCGTCTTGCCAAAGCGATGGCTTCTGTCGAATCCACAGCGGATCAGCGGGCAACGTGGGAGTCCAAGTTCC
This window contains:
- a CDS encoding YqhG family protein, whose translation is MTMSPHEVQAYVLTYLEALDCQIMERSPAHVTVKLSPEADKALTNRPYYWGFVERTGAPAETMSFTFIFDPDRYQQAIEAAEAKAAQASPPVVPNPAETNGITNGSPQGEPPKETILGRYFGITPSLPQLGPGRILREEVVYGSRRLQQIFGAAREGGAFVNLFEQAAKRQLRATAPAVYEPWLGVCFKVEFACDLKREELHFLGISLRSGEIIEKFGTKLNRRDLSPRLAENMHVQTAKVSIFDAGAALESHLTNRLLELDYSWAEKAQERLDLELDVLDTYYEAVLREDTPEVESPSKITSDTENVHSNRTPPVPLKKVLDITNAKPIGADVELAAEAAVPIDFETDAEEEKAKQAVIDREAMKLQYETRRTEMIWQYEPKVKVTAISSGMFHLR
- a CDS encoding YqzE family protein; amino-acid sequence: MAKSDELVKYITQRVVHYIDTPKDERKGRTKRKEPWAMKWFGMIPFAVSLWVGKKEKEFDTQSHKRSSSGKG
- a CDS encoding SNF2-related protein; translation: MNRKNPHHTNQPVAELPVPLEFDRSWISQLESRLDKGGPWGDYRLFQLGIQAEETNLIPNFDEIQCLKHLQGLTPLPHQMDTARRVLFEMSGRAILADEVGLGKTIEAGLILKEYMVRGLVSKVLILVPASLVLQWVRELNSKFGIPAIAQKKAYSWQNEVVVASMDTAKRDPHKDMLLNTDYDMIIIDEAHKLKNKKTTNYQFMLKLRKKYCLLLTATPVQNDMSELFNLINLLKPGQLGRQGDFAANFVVDKRVPKNQEQLKNELSKVMIRNRRGEGPVQFTKRNVSNVNLQLSPEEQALYDGVTSFVKDQYQEAGGNLSSMLSLVTLQREVCSSRDAVFVTLVNLSKKLPLDSPLRDKIWELVAHIKAIKENTKAEKTMELIRNMNEKVIIFTEYRATQEYLLNYFRNNGLTAVPYRGGMNRGKKDWMMDLFRGRVQAMIATEAGGEGINLQFCHHMINFDLPWNPMRVEQRIGRVHRLGQQNDVNIFNLSTTGTIEEHILSLLHEKINMFEMVIGGLDVILERLEKKESIEKSLYKIILESQTDEDIRSKMDSLGQSLNSIQREVADEGPAVSGLLDLRKGGS
- a CDS encoding divergent polysaccharide deacetylase family protein — translated: MMKEQRKNYRFIAGIMAFLIVFYAGISAGGPTAAASESPSNDKRLAIIIDDVGNDMRGTAEILAMPVKLTVAVMPFLPTTKKDAIAAHEKGMDVIVHMPMEPKKGRPEWLGPGAITSSLTDEEVRSRVEKAIDDVPHAIGMNNHMGSKITSDKRIMSIVLDVCKERGLFFVDSRTNFRSVVGELAVSKNMPPVGNDIFLDDQNSKQHIRKQLDLAAQRAIDKNICVVIGHVGHSGMNTSAVIRESVSRLQDQVQFVGIGDLVRDVWQWHSAPTLPTDNK
- a CDS encoding carboxymuconolactone decarboxylase family protein, which translates into the protein MTLMNDKVHAYKDQIGALSDVLPGVVKSYHEFTGECFQPGVIDAKTKQLIALGIGLFANNEVCTFYHVEEARAKGATDQEIMETVAVAGAVGGGHALSQGAMRVQKALH
- a CDS encoding N-acetylmuramoyl-L-alanine amidase, whose amino-acid sequence is MYKLLTASVALLISFHCLLMLPHVAYGKAAPSQNSPSMLPVTDGDAYRSSHHAFAAPVILLDVGHGGIDGGTSAQGVLEKDINLAISQKVYLLLRSKGYAVIINRLGDYALSDENRWLNSRSRHTRDLAQRKSLSEEVSTDIVVSIHANWSPRSNVHGPVVLHQKEGRSYLLAQSIQDAMNKLYGTEHRVVWGKPFYLLNYVKQPAVIVETGFLSNTTDRVRMSDPAEQKRIAQSIANGIIYYLSVV
- the pelA gene encoding pectate lyase, producing MLHLKAKKIITFVLACTMVFSAVGMAVLPVGTVSAADASGTTASISDILKSQLPDGGWRKDYKQTSGEWAKSTIDNKATYSEIRRLAKEFKKTNDPRYSTAAIKGINFLINMQYSNGGWPQVYQSSGYHKHITYNDDAMINVMIMLDEVAARKGDFSFIDSTLANRSKNSVAKGVEAILNTQVVSGGKLTAWGQQHDSSSLKPASARIYEVPSLTAGESVTIVKFLKTRPATAKITASIKGAEAWFNKVKITGYKYERANGDSKIIADSKAAPIWARFYEVGTDKPIFIGRDGVVKYKLSDIDKERRGGYAWYGNWPSKL
- a CDS encoding C40 family peptidase, with amino-acid sequence MKKLIISIFGAAVLFTSGATSTEASSINSVVNNMTGIPYKWGGTTVAGFDCSGFMRYLFNKYSIELPRTSQQQAKAGTPVSKSNVRTGDLVFFNTTGKGISHTGVYIGGGQFAHASSSKGVSITKLSNPYFNDRYVTARRVTGQFMYDKMLGKM
- a CDS encoding carbohydrate-binding protein, which gives rise to MKFKLKKTINVLLACLTALPLMLTPTNVSAASDANINLSSEKQLIKGFGGINLPAWIGDLTPAQRETAFGNDQNQLGFSILRIYVDPDSNNWYREVATAKRAIEKGAIVFASPWNPPSSMVETFNRNGDTNAKRLKYDKYAAYAQHLNDFVTYMKNNGVDLYSISVQNEPDYAHDWTWWTPQEILRFMKENAGSIQGTKVMAPESFQYLKNISDPILNDPQALANMDILGAHTYGTQISNFAYPLFKQKGAGKELWMTEVYVPNSDNNSADRWPEALDVSYHMHNAMVEGDFQAYVWWYIRRQYGPMKEDGTISKRGYNMAHFSKFVRPGYLRVDATKNPDTNTFVSAYKGDNKVVVVAINRGTSATSQKFVLQNGNASTVSSWITDSSRNLASGTPLTVSNGAFTAQLPPQSVTTFVANVTGGNNGGNTGSGTTYEAETGTSLTEAAIETIYPGYTGSGYVNFNAMTGSAIQWNSINNTTTSTKNVKFRYALESGTRNLDIFVNGTKVISNEPFPATGSWSTWVEKTIQVPMNTGTNTLKVVTTGSEGPNIDSINVTAAQ